A genomic region of Halobacteriovorax sp. JY17 contains the following coding sequences:
- the flgN gene encoding flagellar export chaperone FlgN, translating to MEQQKKELYYFQVTDLWKRFCEEHSTLFDQTCDEYSLLLTSDLDNLEEKIIEKQETINRINLLEDLRSSIISRVNRDLGQKISHVSDLISYFQSFEATLEHRHLFNFNALLIDIIEKIQAQNKTNQLFINKALGSLKSIREEALGEKSYSTYNAKGSAKSRSLSV from the coding sequence ATGGAACAACAAAAGAAAGAGCTATATTACTTTCAAGTAACAGATCTCTGGAAGAGATTTTGCGAAGAGCACTCAACTCTCTTTGATCAAACATGTGATGAGTATTCATTATTGTTAACAAGTGATTTAGATAATCTTGAAGAGAAGATTATTGAAAAACAAGAGACTATTAACAGAATTAATCTTCTTGAAGATTTAAGATCATCAATTATCTCGAGAGTGAATAGAGATCTGGGACAAAAAATCTCTCATGTTTCTGACCTTATTTCATATTTTCAATCATTTGAAGCTACTCTTGAACATAGACACTTATTTAATTTTAACGCTCTTTTAATTGATATTATTGAAAAAATACAAGCTCAAAATAAGACCAATCAATTATTTATTAATAAAGCACTTGGTTCTCTCAAAAGTATTCGAGAAGAAGCACTTGGAGAAAAGAGCTACTCTACTTACAATGCGAAAGGCTCTGCGAAATCAAGAAGTTTATCGGTATAG
- the flgK gene encoding flagellar hook-associated protein FlgK: MSDLLNIGRTGLNASKKSLETTGHNISNVNTEGYSRQRVNQTTNSPITKGGTVHGTGVRIKSVTRINDDFVNKRLEKAISNGEFFEQRMERMTQVEDIFNDLDSDGLNQVINKFFNSFRELANQPENETIRSVVRDQANLVVQDFRRIQDNLNSISSGIDENMKAEVTDINQTLEHIANLNKKIQSLEAIHEEVGDLRDQRDLAVRNLAKSFNVHTYQDNKGQFVVAARGVGTLVTATQVQRLQIGTSNKENSTNGLPGSADIFFEGKPAHLLTRKFQGGSLASLAKVRNEEIVAIKNKVDTIAYNLTKSVNAIHRRGYVNRNLDVNEQGSVSSIDSKGPTTGINFFKEPTGPGDAAINMSLSTAVQEDLTNIVTALGPNSPGDNRVSLAISKIQHERIVGDGEGQATLEEFYLQAVGKIGLEAGKAKLDAEQADGLTAQAVSIRERLVGVSIDEEAANMVKYQHAYQASAKIMQTADEMFKTVIGIKR, from the coding sequence TTGTCAGATTTATTAAATATTGGACGTACAGGTTTAAATGCTTCTAAGAAGTCTCTTGAGACGACGGGGCATAATATATCCAATGTTAATACTGAAGGCTATTCAAGACAAAGAGTAAATCAAACAACGAATTCTCCAATAACAAAAGGCGGAACAGTTCACGGGACTGGTGTACGCATAAAGTCTGTGACCAGAATCAATGATGATTTTGTTAACAAGAGACTGGAAAAAGCAATCTCCAATGGAGAATTTTTTGAACAAAGAATGGAGAGAATGACTCAGGTTGAGGACATCTTCAACGATCTAGATTCCGATGGTCTCAATCAAGTTATAAATAAGTTTTTTAATAGCTTTAGAGAGCTTGCTAACCAGCCCGAGAATGAAACGATTCGTTCAGTAGTTAGAGATCAGGCAAACCTTGTTGTGCAAGACTTTAGGCGTATTCAAGATAATTTAAATTCCATATCTTCTGGTATTGATGAAAACATGAAAGCAGAAGTTACGGACATCAATCAAACTCTTGAACATATCGCAAATCTAAATAAGAAGATTCAGTCTCTTGAAGCAATTCACGAAGAGGTTGGAGATTTACGAGATCAAAGAGACCTCGCAGTTAGAAATCTTGCAAAGTCTTTTAATGTACATACATACCAAGACAATAAGGGTCAATTTGTCGTTGCCGCTCGTGGTGTTGGAACACTTGTTACGGCAACACAAGTCCAAAGATTACAGATTGGAACAAGTAATAAAGAAAATTCAACCAACGGTCTTCCTGGATCTGCTGATATATTCTTTGAGGGAAAACCTGCTCACCTACTCACCAGAAAGTTTCAAGGTGGTAGCTTAGCTTCTCTAGCAAAAGTTAGAAACGAAGAGATCGTTGCGATAAAAAACAAAGTTGACACCATCGCTTATAATCTTACAAAAAGTGTAAACGCTATTCACAGACGTGGTTATGTAAATAGAAACCTTGATGTAAATGAGCAAGGAAGTGTATCCAGTATTGACTCCAAAGGCCCAACAACAGGAATTAACTTCTTCAAAGAACCTACAGGACCTGGAGACGCGGCTATAAATATGTCTCTCAGTACTGCAGTTCAAGAGGACCTAACTAATATTGTTACAGCTCTTGGTCCAAATAGCCCTGGTGACAACAGAGTTTCCCTAGCAATTTCTAAAATTCAACACGAGAGAATTGTTGGAGATGGCGAAGGACAAGCAACACTAGAAGAGTTTTACTTACAAGCCGTTGGTAAGATTGGACTAGAAGCCGGTAAGGCGAAGCTAGATGCTGAGCAAGCAGATGGCCTAACAGCTCAGGCCGTTAGTATACGAGAGCGTCTTGTTGGCGTGTCAATAGATGAAGAAGCTGCAAATATGGTCAAGTACCAACATGCTTATCAAGCCTCTGCTAAAATAATGCAAACCGCCGATGAAATGTTTAAAACTGTCATCGGAATTAAGAGATAA
- the flgL gene encoding flagellar hook-associated protein FlgL has product MSRVSENSSSAALNFSLGKAKSKLEDLQMKGSTLKDISRPSDNPISNVEALSITSNMSDNKQYQRNADYALLHLNVTENSLEQLTDLLVKAKEIAISQSSDFYNADVRKNIANEVNQLRNLALSIANKRVGQKYIFSGYSTLTQPFDVSGKYNGDTGHTTVEVAKDFFLPLNLNGKEIFFSADDTSDKNTNPLKEIKQLENGETIENKRDLASTEGEKLHKRDNIFAQLESLSVALETNDAPLIQNLLEEFDDSISRLITLRTRVGSITSSVTNSKSRLESENIEGATRKSKLIDADIAEVFSDITKHQAVLKTTYKSSQGLMNQNLMDFLR; this is encoded by the coding sequence ATGTCGAGAGTATCTGAAAATAGTTCATCTGCTGCACTAAACTTTTCCCTAGGAAAGGCAAAGTCAAAGCTAGAAGACCTCCAAATGAAGGGTTCTACCCTTAAGGATATCTCTCGCCCCTCAGATAACCCTATTAGTAATGTTGAGGCACTCTCTATTACTTCAAATATGTCTGACAACAAACAGTATCAGCGTAATGCTGACTACGCTCTTCTACATTTAAACGTAACAGAGAACTCGCTTGAACAACTCACTGACCTTCTTGTTAAGGCCAAAGAAATTGCGATTTCTCAATCATCGGATTTTTACAATGCCGATGTTAGAAAAAATATTGCGAATGAGGTAAACCAACTTCGAAACTTGGCCCTTTCAATCGCTAATAAACGGGTGGGGCAAAAGTATATCTTTTCTGGATACTCAACACTCACCCAACCTTTTGATGTTAGCGGAAAGTATAATGGAGACACTGGGCACACGACCGTCGAAGTTGCTAAAGACTTCTTCTTGCCTCTAAATTTAAATGGTAAAGAAATTTTCTTCTCCGCTGATGACACCTCCGACAAGAACACTAATCCTCTAAAAGAAATTAAACAGCTAGAGAATGGTGAAACTATAGAAAATAAAAGAGATCTTGCCTCTACAGAAGGCGAGAAACTCCATAAGCGAGATAATATATTTGCTCAATTAGAAAGTCTGTCAGTGGCCCTTGAAACAAATGATGCGCCACTGATACAAAACCTTCTAGAAGAGTTCGACGATAGTATCTCTAGACTCATTACACTTAGAACGAGAGTTGGTTCTATAACAAGCTCTGTTACAAACTCAAAGTCACGCCTCGAATCAGAGAATATCGAAGGCGCCACGCGTAAAAGTAAATTAATAGATGCAGATATTGCTGAAGTATTTTCCGATATAACAAAACATCAGGCAGTCCTAAAGACGACCTATAAATCCTCTCAAGGTTTAATGAATCAAAACCTCATGGATTTCTTAAGGTAG
- the csrA gene encoding carbon storage regulator CsrA yields MLVLTRKLGESIAIDDHIKIVVVQIKGKQVRLGIKAPKETKIHREEVYKSIQDQNTEASQADLSSISDLADELKK; encoded by the coding sequence ATGCTCGTTTTGACAAGGAAGCTAGGAGAAAGCATCGCCATTGATGATCACATCAAAATTGTTGTGGTACAAATCAAGGGTAAGCAAGTACGTCTAGGCATCAAAGCCCCCAAAGAAACGAAAATTCACAGAGAAGAAGTTTACAAGTCTATTCAGGATCAAAATACTGAAGCGTCACAGGCAGACCTATCTTCAATTTCCGACTTAGCAGACGAATTAAAGAAATAA
- a CDS encoding flagellar assembly protein FliW: MKINTTRFGELEVDNSDIITFKDGLLGFEQLTKFFIVDPGDQTLILWIQSIDDASTAFPIIEPKIYKPDYSVKLLPAELTSLSLENLSEASVYTILTIPQVVTNMSANMKAPIVINNKTKIARQIVLQDSKLEVKFEMYTDLKRYIVAYTSDDSVRTNVKLSEKTEEAASNQETQNKTTNSNLNAEA; the protein is encoded by the coding sequence GTGAAAATCAACACAACTAGATTTGGTGAACTCGAAGTAGATAATAGTGATATTATTACGTTTAAAGATGGTTTATTAGGTTTTGAACAACTGACAAAGTTCTTCATTGTTGACCCAGGTGACCAGACTTTGATTCTTTGGATTCAGTCTATTGATGATGCTAGTACAGCATTCCCAATCATCGAACCAAAAATATATAAGCCAGATTATTCTGTGAAACTACTACCTGCTGAACTAACAAGCCTAAGCCTAGAAAACCTAAGCGAAGCTAGCGTTTATACTATTTTAACAATTCCACAAGTTGTTACTAATATGTCAGCTAATATGAAAGCTCCTATCGTTATCAACAATAAGACAAAAATCGCAAGACAGATCGTTCTTCAAGATTCAAAACTTGAAGTTAAATTTGAAATGTATACTGATCTTAAAAGATACATTGTAGCTTACACTTCAGATGACTCTGTTAGAACAAATGTTAAACTCTCTGAAAAGACAGAGGAAGCCGCTTCTAATCAAGAGACTCAAAATAAAACAACAAATTCCAACCTCAACGCTGAGGCTTAA
- a CDS encoding tetratricopeptide repeat protein, whose amino-acid sequence METFNSTELLEKAKHCYNSGEYKKAAAIFNEIIEVDPKSIDALFFLANIFHINGEIGKAIKAFNKVITLDPTHTDAAISLSVLYNDIGHYEDAKKVFNQANERVKTRARGNEGIDDQHVNKKFALKHLELADLYMTYNRFDEALFEYNKVVALDTENLETKIKIAKVYAKKGFVSKAIDELKKLRTEKPNYTNARVALGVLQYGNGNILEAQSEWEKVISLEPMNSEAAMYLNLSKTATETRI is encoded by the coding sequence ATGGAAACTTTTAATTCAACAGAATTACTTGAAAAAGCAAAGCACTGTTACAATAGTGGTGAATATAAGAAGGCTGCCGCTATTTTTAATGAAATTATTGAAGTAGATCCAAAATCAATTGATGCTCTCTTCTTCTTGGCAAATATCTTTCACATTAATGGTGAGATTGGTAAGGCCATCAAAGCATTTAACAAAGTGATTACTCTAGATCCAACTCATACTGATGCCGCTATTTCTCTGTCTGTTCTTTATAATGACATTGGACACTATGAAGATGCTAAAAAGGTCTTCAATCAGGCTAATGAGCGTGTTAAAACACGTGCTAGAGGTAATGAGGGAATTGATGATCAACATGTGAATAAGAAGTTTGCTCTTAAGCACCTCGAGCTTGCTGACCTTTACATGACTTATAACCGATTTGATGAAGCTCTCTTTGAGTATAATAAAGTGGTGGCCTTAGACACAGAAAATCTCGAAACTAAAATCAAAATAGCGAAGGTTTACGCTAAGAAGGGGTTTGTTTCAAAAGCTATTGATGAGCTTAAGAAGCTTAGAACTGAAAAGCCAAATTATACTAATGCTAGAGTCGCCCTAGGTGTCCTTCAGTACGGTAATGGAAATATTTTAGAAGCTCAGTCAGAGTGGGAAAAAGTTATTTCCCTTGAGCCTATGAATTCGGAAGCAGCGATGTATTTGAATTTATCCAAGACAGCTACTGAAACAAGAATATAA
- the bamD gene encoding outer membrane protein assembly factor BamD, with product MRLLIVTFCLALISCSTPRPAGKTEAEVLFKEAEDLIKESRYILATEKLNTLRSQYPYSFYATHAELLQADILFKQESYVEAAAAYILFKDFHPKHQKKTYVIWKIAESFYAQIPDTFDRDLSAAHEAIKYYQELLNFHGKSEFTEGALEKIKMAQNMVLDKEKYIGDFYFKTDVFDAARYRYLSIIDNFKNSPDLLAHSMIRVVESSNKLKDKDGCTKYFNQFKEVIEQAQLAKLQSVYDNCLR from the coding sequence GTGCGCTTATTAATAGTGACATTTTGTTTGGCCCTCATTTCATGTTCAACACCAAGGCCTGCAGGTAAGACAGAGGCGGAAGTTCTCTTTAAAGAAGCTGAAGACCTCATTAAAGAATCAAGGTATATCTTGGCCACAGAGAAGCTTAATACGCTTAGGTCGCAGTATCCATATAGCTTCTATGCAACTCACGCAGAGCTTTTGCAGGCAGACATACTCTTTAAGCAAGAGAGCTATGTAGAAGCGGCTGCAGCTTATATTTTGTTTAAGGATTTCCACCCAAAACACCAGAAGAAGACCTATGTTATTTGGAAAATAGCAGAATCTTTCTATGCTCAAATTCCAGATACATTTGATAGGGATTTATCTGCTGCTCACGAAGCGATTAAGTATTATCAAGAGCTTTTAAACTTCCATGGTAAGTCTGAATTTACTGAAGGTGCCCTTGAAAAAATTAAGATGGCACAAAATATGGTTCTAGATAAAGAAAAGTATATCGGTGATTTCTATTTTAAAACAGATGTCTTTGATGCTGCTAGATATAGATATCTTTCAATCATTGATAACTTTAAAAATTCACCAGATCTACTTGCTCATTCAATGATTAGAGTTGTTGAAAGCTCTAATAAGCTAAAAGATAAAGATGGTTGCACTAAGTATTTTAATCAATTTAAAGAAGTTATAGAGCAAGCTCAGCTCGCAAAACTACAGAGCGTCTACGATAATTGCCTTAGGTAA
- a CDS encoding AI-2E family transporter, translated as MQTAISKQEKVRLFAFFLGLVLFLFSLSLFPRVTIPLSVAYVISLIFNPLIPVVMRFGLKRSTSVNLVFTAILFLFTYPLIKITPTVTSEAQNVQYYLPKVESFLKTEYRNITERIEKRTGYVVGNDLLDNSLSYGQKATTEILLQIPKYLGSIIEWIFLVPLFVFFILKDGKSFKSNFLKIVPNSIFERFYYLSHQFNRQLGDYIFAKFVEASIVGVIISTGLFIMDVRFALLLGLVAGLTNVIPYLGPILGTVPAIIFGLAEYGWGPTFGAITVLYVVANSIDIALVFPILVSKIVNLHPLMVVISVILGSTFFGVMGMVISIPLAAAFKLISIEIYNELYGVKSR; from the coding sequence ATGCAAACAGCAATTAGTAAGCAAGAGAAAGTAAGGCTCTTTGCTTTCTTTCTGGGCCTGGTTCTCTTTCTCTTTTCACTATCACTCTTTCCGAGAGTAACAATTCCTCTTAGTGTTGCTTATGTTATTAGCCTTATTTTTAATCCACTCATTCCTGTTGTGATGAGATTTGGCCTTAAGAGATCTACTTCTGTTAACTTGGTCTTTACTGCAATCTTATTTCTATTTACTTACCCACTAATAAAAATAACTCCAACAGTGACAAGTGAAGCTCAGAATGTTCAATACTATCTTCCTAAGGTCGAGAGTTTTTTAAAAACAGAATATAGAAATATAACAGAGAGAATTGAGAAGAGAACAGGTTACGTTGTTGGTAATGATCTTCTCGACAACTCTCTCAGTTACGGACAAAAGGCCACAACAGAGATTCTTTTACAAATTCCAAAATACTTGGGGTCAATCATTGAATGGATTTTTCTTGTCCCCTTATTTGTTTTCTTTATCTTGAAAGATGGTAAGAGCTTTAAATCTAATTTTTTAAAAATTGTTCCCAACTCAATCTTTGAGCGCTTCTATTACTTATCTCATCAATTTAATAGACAACTTGGTGACTATATTTTTGCTAAGTTCGTAGAGGCAAGCATCGTTGGTGTTATTATTTCAACAGGTCTATTTATCATGGATGTAAGGTTTGCCTTACTTCTAGGCCTTGTTGCTGGCCTAACAAATGTCATTCCTTATTTAGGTCCAATTCTTGGAACAGTGCCTGCAATTATTTTCGGCCTGGCTGAGTATGGCTGGGGGCCAACTTTTGGTGCCATCACAGTGCTCTACGTTGTCGCAAACTCAATTGATATTGCCCTTGTCTTTCCAATCTTAGTCTCCAAGATTGTTAATTTACATCCACTCATGGTTGTCATTAGCGTTATCCTTGGATCTACTTTCTTTGGTGTGATGGGAATGGTTATTTCAATTCCTCTTGCTGCGGCGTTTAAGTTAATTTCCATTGAAATTTATAATGAGTTATACGGCGTAAAATCCCGTTAG
- a CDS encoding cyclic nucleotide-binding domain-containing protein, protein MTKNSFEKDIETSKELPPKLDIPILKYFWQSNPLFTSNKNSIPRFLRKIKVLENFSDYELRLLSKALHLRQFSDGETIFNQNDIGVGFYFIFSGRVDIIVEDDQRVSDSSNESKLNHVVSLDKMDYFGELALLQQQSVRNATALARESCQLLGIFKPDLENLINTNPTIATKLLQAVSIITANRLFSVTNEVRRLKFKIKQLESQNANSN, encoded by the coding sequence ATGACAAAGAATAGTTTTGAAAAAGATATTGAAACGAGTAAGGAATTACCTCCTAAATTAGATATTCCAATACTAAAGTACTTCTGGCAATCAAACCCATTATTTACTTCTAATAAGAATTCAATACCTAGATTTTTAAGAAAAATTAAAGTCTTAGAGAATTTTTCTGATTATGAGCTAAGACTTCTTTCAAAGGCTCTTCATCTGAGGCAATTCAGTGATGGAGAAACTATTTTTAATCAAAATGATATTGGTGTTGGCTTCTATTTTATTTTTAGTGGGCGAGTTGATATTATCGTTGAAGATGATCAAAGAGTAAGTGATAGCTCTAACGAATCAAAGTTAAATCATGTCGTATCGTTAGATAAAATGGACTACTTTGGAGAACTTGCTCTGCTTCAACAACAGAGTGTTAGAAACGCCACGGCACTCGCAAGAGAGTCTTGTCAGCTCTTAGGTATTTTTAAACCTGACCTTGAAAATTTAATCAATACGAATCCAACCATTGCAACTAAGCTTTTACAGGCCGTTTCTATCATTACGGCAAATAGGTTATTCTCAGTGACAAATGAGGTGAGAAGACTCAAGTTTAAAATAAAACAATTGGAAAGCCAGAATGCAAACAGCAATTAG
- a CDS encoding SH3 domain-containing protein: protein MANTNINEISKSLETLYLDGKFDKAVDLLLESKNQLSAVDFHYNLGAVYTKMGDLGPGRYHFELAMKKGYIGSDLLNNLAVIKSKLQGVDLSLSRDIGDQLVNFLSMVPASYSICITLVLLITSLLVFKFKYIKSKIVLVSLLLLSFFPIALQQGVLYGKTFAVNLKDMKIYEGPSSVYDVRATLPGGSKFVLGKTDGEWFYIDHPIELAGWVKKEDIGIL, encoded by the coding sequence ATGGCGAATACTAACATAAATGAAATATCAAAGTCATTAGAGACACTCTATTTAGATGGGAAGTTCGACAAAGCAGTGGACTTACTTCTTGAAAGTAAGAATCAGCTTTCTGCGGTGGACTTTCACTATAATTTAGGGGCTGTTTATACTAAAATGGGTGATCTTGGACCGGGGCGTTACCACTTCGAGTTGGCCATGAAAAAGGGCTATATAGGTTCTGATCTCTTAAATAATTTGGCGGTAATTAAGTCTAAACTTCAGGGTGTGGATTTATCCTTATCAAGAGATATTGGTGATCAGTTGGTTAACTTTCTATCAATGGTGCCAGCCTCTTATTCAATATGTATTACTTTGGTACTTTTAATTACTTCTCTACTTGTCTTTAAGTTTAAATATATAAAATCAAAGATTGTTCTGGTTTCATTGCTTCTTCTTTCATTCTTTCCAATCGCTCTTCAGCAAGGCGTTCTTTATGGGAAAACTTTTGCTGTAAATTTAAAAGACATGAAAATTTATGAAGGGCCGTCATCGGTTTATGATGTTAGAGCTACGCTTCCAGGTGGTTCAAAATTTGTTCTTGGAAAAACTGATGGCGAATGGTTCTATATTGATCATCCTATCGAGCTCGCAGGCTGGGTTAAAAAAGAAGATATTGGTATTCTCTAA
- a CDS encoding aminotransferase class III-fold pyridoxal phosphate-dependent enzyme encodes MTIGVSNEEVLDLSNKLFSSILLEQKKYMGLKGPDQDKSSMNETILAEYEKDKGRGFFFNYVSSGRGHGPFTELVDGSIKYDLIGAIGPNLLGHSHPLYIKAHLEAATSDVMMCGNLLTHQEPQRLTKEIINSVKGSRLKHFWFSGSGSFANDTALKMLWQKKDPAHKLIAFEKAFAGRSIATQDITYNEDYRVGQPKSIDVDHVPHFDQNDPEGSLEKTLTALNQLVKTNKNQYCAIMLELIQGEAGFVYGTKEYYEGVFKWAKENDLYIWVDEVQSFGRTTELFAFQMFGLDEYVDIVTIGKALQACGTLFTEELNPKPGLVAGTFNGSNAALNAGQKVVHYLREGNFYGEDGRMKYLETQFLSRLTKLSKTTCKGKIGYCGGVGSMISFEVGDSSKDVTIAFIKKLYENGIISFMAGKDPTRVRFLLPTCLTDEHIDEIFKVIVKTADEVL; translated from the coding sequence ATGACAATTGGTGTTTCAAACGAGGAAGTTCTCGACCTTTCTAATAAGTTATTTTCAAGTATTTTACTTGAGCAAAAAAAGTATATGGGACTAAAAGGTCCAGACCAAGATAAGAGCAGTATGAATGAAACAATTCTTGCTGAATATGAAAAAGATAAAGGGCGTGGATTCTTCTTTAACTACGTTTCATCAGGAAGAGGTCATGGCCCATTCACAGAACTAGTAGATGGTTCAATTAAATATGACCTTATTGGAGCTATTGGACCAAATCTTTTAGGACACTCTCACCCTCTCTACATAAAAGCTCATCTAGAAGCTGCCACAAGTGATGTTATGATGTGTGGGAACCTTCTAACTCATCAGGAGCCACAAAGACTTACTAAAGAAATTATAAACTCTGTTAAAGGAAGCCGCTTAAAACACTTTTGGTTTTCTGGTTCAGGAAGTTTTGCAAACGACACTGCATTAAAGATGTTATGGCAAAAGAAAGATCCTGCTCACAAACTCATTGCTTTTGAAAAAGCATTTGCAGGAAGAAGTATTGCAACTCAAGATATTACATATAATGAAGATTATAGAGTTGGTCAGCCCAAATCAATCGACGTCGACCATGTTCCACACTTTGATCAAAATGATCCAGAGGGATCTCTTGAAAAAACACTGACTGCACTTAACCAGCTTGTTAAAACAAATAAAAATCAATACTGCGCTATAATGCTTGAACTTATTCAAGGTGAAGCTGGTTTTGTATACGGAACGAAAGAATACTACGAAGGTGTATTCAAATGGGCCAAAGAAAATGATCTCTATATTTGGGTAGATGAAGTTCAATCATTCGGTAGAACTACAGAGCTCTTTGCTTTTCAAATGTTTGGACTAGATGAGTACGTTGATATCGTGACAATCGGTAAGGCCCTTCAAGCCTGTGGAACCTTATTCACAGAAGAATTAAACCCAAAGCCAGGACTTGTAGCAGGAACTTTTAATGGTTCAAATGCTGCTTTAAATGCGGGTCAAAAAGTCGTGCACTACTTACGTGAAGGAAACTTTTACGGAGAAGACGGGAGAATGAAATATCTTGAAACTCAATTTCTATCAAGACTTACAAAACTTTCAAAAACTACATGTAAAGGCAAAATTGGTTACTGTGGTGGTGTTGGTTCAATGATTTCATTTGAAGTTGGAGACTCGTCTAAAGACGTAACTATCGCATTCATCAAAAAACTATACGAGAATGGAATTATCTCTTTCATGGCAGGAAAAGATCCGACGCGAGTGAGATTTCTCCTTCCAACTTGTTTAACAGATGAGCATATCGACGAGATTTTTAAAGTGATTGTTAAAACAGCAGATGAAGTTCTATAG
- a CDS encoding arginine N-succinyltransferase yields MFNLRPAKLSDIEDLFVLSQHYVFISLPSDKELITKKIKSSVKAFKKPSKDISEDTYIFVLEDLSKSKVIGCSMIHAQHGTEDEPHFYLSVSQENKFSESINTGFIHGTLKLGYDTNGPTEIGGLILDPNYRNNNHKLGKQLSFVRFLYMALNKKRFKSTIHSELMPPFDQDGRSPLWEAIGRRFLNMEYHDADLLSRSNKEFILSLYPSDTIYETLLPLEARNAIGKVGADTQPVKRMLESIGFKYTKEVDPFDGGPHYRSELAEIKPVKELQSLELSFGQEVEKNDLKNYLVSLEESDHFNAIKVSGIIKSGKLLTSMKEVESLNFINKSKINVIPL; encoded by the coding sequence ATGTTTAATCTCAGGCCAGCGAAGCTTAGCGATATAGAAGACTTATTTGTACTTAGCCAGCACTACGTATTTATAAGTCTTCCATCTGATAAGGAACTTATCACCAAGAAAATTAAAAGCTCTGTGAAAGCTTTCAAAAAGCCATCCAAAGATATTAGTGAAGATACTTATATCTTTGTTCTAGAGGATCTCTCAAAATCAAAAGTTATTGGTTGCTCAATGATTCATGCACAACATGGAACTGAAGATGAGCCACACTTCTATCTCTCCGTTTCACAGGAGAATAAGTTTAGTGAATCAATTAACACTGGCTTTATTCATGGCACACTCAAGCTTGGCTACGACACCAATGGTCCAACAGAAATTGGAGGACTCATCCTTGATCCAAACTATAGAAATAATAATCACAAACTTGGAAAGCAATTATCCTTTGTTCGCTTTCTCTATATGGCCCTAAATAAGAAGAGATTTAAAAGTACAATACACTCTGAATTAATGCCTCCCTTTGATCAAGACGGGCGCTCTCCACTTTGGGAAGCGATTGGAAGACGCTTTCTCAATATGGAATATCACGATGCAGACCTACTCAGTAGAAGCAATAAAGAATTCATTCTAAGCCTTTATCCGTCTGATACAATCTATGAAACTCTACTTCCTCTAGAAGCTCGAAACGCCATTGGAAAAGTTGGAGCTGACACTCAACCAGTAAAGAGAATGTTAGAGAGCATTGGTTTTAAGTATACAAAAGAAGTAGACCCATTTGACGGTGGTCCCCACTATCGATCAGAACTTGCGGAAATAAAGCCGGTGAAAGAACTTCAAAGTCTTGAACTGAGCTTCGGTCAAGAAGTTGAGAAGAATGATTTAAAGAACTATCTAGTGTCACTGGAAGAAAGCGATCATTTTAATGCTATTAAAGTCAGTGGTATTATTAAATCTGGAAAACTCTTAACGAGTATGAAAGAAGTCGAATCTTTAAACTTTATTAATAAATCTAAAATAAATGTAATTCCACTTTAG